The window GTTATTAGGGGAAGACGAAATTCACGAAGAAGATTTTAAAAATGGGTCAATCTTACACTTCTGTTCAGTGAGTTTAATTGATGCTCCAATTAAACAAGCTCATAAAAAAGCGATTGAATATGCGACAAAACATAACGGAATCATTAGTTTTGATCCTAATGTTCGTTTACCATTATGGGAGTCAGCGGAAGCTTGTCGTCAGGCGATTTTAGAATTTTTACCATTATCAAATATCGTTAAAATTAGTGATGAAGAGTTAGAATTCATTACTGGAATTAAAGATGAGCAAGAAGCATTAAAATCATTATTTGTTGGAAATGTAGAAGTTGTTATTTATACAAAAGGAACAAATGGATCAGACTTTATCACAAAAGAACGTGTTGTGACTGTTCCATCATTTACAGTAAAAGCTGAGGATACAACAGGAGCAGGAGATTCATATATTGGATCATTCTTATATCAAGTGGCTCAAGCCGTTAATACATTAGACGAGTTAGTTCAATTAGATGAAGCAAAAGTCACTGAAATGATGACATTCAGTGCAGCAACAGCGGCATTAACAGTGTCTAAAAAAGGTGCAATTGCAGCTTTACCTACAAAAGATGCAGTTATCGAAATGATGAATCGATAATTTGAGGAGGATCTAAACATGATGACAATGCAACAGTTTATTGATCAAATTGCTGCTGAAAAAGCCAAGCAATTACCGATCGTTAATGAAGATAGATGGCGTAATAAGTTTCACCTGATGGCACCAATAGGGTGGATTAATGATCCAAATGGATTATGTTATTTTAAAGGGTTATATCATGTGTTTTATCAATATTCACCACTAGATGCTAAAGGTGGATTAAAATTTTGGGGACACTACACGTCACCAGATATGGTCAACTGGACAGAGCATGAAGTTGCCCTATCTCCTGATATTGCAGCTGATGTTGATGGTGTTTATTCAGGATCAGCATTAATTCATAATGATGAGATGTATCTGTTTTATACAGGAAATGTTAAACATAAAGGAGATTATGATTACATTTTAACAGGGCGTGAACAAAATGTAATTATGGTTAAATCAACAGATGGATTTAACTTCTCTGAAAAGAAAGTTTTATTAACAAATGAAGACTATCCTAAAAATATGGGATTACATGTTCGTGATCCAAAGGTGTGGGAAGAAGACGGAACGTTCTACATGGTATTAGGTGCACGTTCAGTCGATGATAAAGGATACGTCATACTTTATCAATCAACAAACTTAACAGATTGGGAGTTATTAAGTGTTCCTGCTGGTGGATTAGACGATATGGGATATATGTGGGAGTGCCCAGATACGTTTAAACTAGAAGGAAAAGATGTTTTCATGTTCTCTCCTCAAGGAATGGATGCCAAAGGATTTAAGTATCATAACGTTTATCAAAGTGGATATGCAATTGGATCATTTGATGAATCGAAACAAGTTTTATCATTAGGTGAATTTGATGAGTTAGATCGTGGTTTTGACTTTTATGCACCACAAACGTTTAAAAATCATGATGGACGTATCATCATGTATGGATGGGCTGGCGTTCCAGATGCAGTTGAACATGTGAATCCAACGATTGAAAAAGGATGGCAACACTGCTTAACATTACCGCGTGAGCTTGTTTTAAAAGGTGAAAAGATTTATCAGGTACCAGTAGAAGAATTAAAGGCGATGCGTCAAACTGAAACAGTGATTGAAAATATTGCATTAGATGAGCAACCAGTTTTTGAATTATTTGAAGACGATACATATGAATTAAACTTAGATTTTAAAGAAACAACAGCATTTGAAATTTTATTCCGTGAAGATTGCAACTTATCATGGAAAGACGGCGTTTTCACATTAGCTTTAGGAGAAAGTGGTTATGGGCGTGACAAACGTCAAGTTGAGCTAAGCAATCTTTCAAATGTTCGTATTTATTCAGATCACTCTATCTTAGAAATTTATTTAAATGATGGAGAGGAAGTATTCACTTCACGTATCTACAATAAAGAATTAGATAAAAAGTTATCATTAAAAGGAACAGGTCACGTGACATTAACAAAATGGGAGCTATAAAATAAAAGAAGATCATCAAATTTGATGATCTTCTTTTATTTTGTTTTACGTAGTTCTTCTTTTAATTGACGTTTAGGAAGATTACGACGAAGTTTACGTTCAATCATATTAAATTCTACACAATCTTTTGGTGCGACAAACATACACGTATATCCATCATCTCCTGCGCGTCCTGTACGACCGATTCGATGAATATAAATTTCAGGTGTTTCTGGAACATCATAATTATAAATATGGGTAACACCACTAATATCAAGCCCTCGGGAAGCGACATCCGTCGCGATTAAATATTGTAAGTCTGCATCGCGGAATGATTTTAGAATACGTTCACGTTTATTTTGTGCAATATCACTATGAATCACTTGCACATTAAATCCTCGTTTTTTCATTTTTAAAAATAAATCGTCTGCACGACGTTTCGTTCGAGCGAAGATGATCGCTAAAAAAGGTTGATCTTCTTCAAGCACTTGACAAAGTGTATCTGCCTTCCAGCGGTCGGTTGTCTCAATCACTTCTTGATGAATATTATCAATCGTCACTTTTTTTGGTTCGATTGAGACATTAACAGGCGCGTAAGTATAGCGGTAGGCTAATTTTTTGACATTAGGTGTCATCGTGGCAGAGAAGCATAGCGTTTGACGGTTTCTTGGCGTCATACTTAGAATTTGGTCGACTTCATTTCTAAATCCCATTAATAACATTTGGTCGGCTTCATCAATAACAACTGTTTTAGTTTGATTTAAATTAATCGTTCCACGCTCAAGATGATCAATGAGGCGACCAGGAGTGGCGATAATAAGGTGAATGGTTCCTTTTAATTTATTTAACTGAGAGCCAATGTTTCGCCCTCCATAAGCCGCTAAAACGTTAATAGATTTAACAGTAGCTAATTTATTAGCCTCTTCAGTAATTTGAAGTGCTAATTCACGTGTAGGCGTAATAATAAGTGCTTGCGTGGCATTGATTTCAGGAGAAATCATTTCAAATAAAGGTAACAAGAAAGCTAATGTTTTTCCTGTTCCTGTTTGAGCCTCTGCAATAACATCTTTAAATTCTTTAATTAATGGAATACATTGTGTTTGAATAGGAGTGGGATGAATAATCCCTGATTTTTTTAAAATTTGAACAAATGGTTCACTAATACCTAATTCTTTGAAATTCATAATGACATACCTTTCATAGTTGTATTCATCTAATCATATCATAGTTTAACCGAAAAAACATAAGTAATTAATAATTAGTGTCATAAACAGTAAATGGGGATGATAAGTATCTAATAGGGTTTAAGTTAGATTTTAATTGGTCGAGTGGATCTAAGACACTCCCCGGTAAGTTAAAGATTAAATTTCATACGCTTGCGTTTTTATACTTTATGATAAATAAAAAAGCAACTGAAACTCAGTTGCTTTTTCGAATATAACTCATAGGAATAATGGAATAATCTTTCATCAGAGAAATGATGATGGGCCATTATGGCCCATCCTTTAAAAGTTAGTTAATCATTTTAAAAGAAAGATTTATTAAACAGTCAAATTAGTTAGGAATAATTTGAGCTGCTTTTTTTTCGATAATTGGAAGGAAAGATTGGATACAAGGTCCAATTAAAAGTGTCGTAATGATTGTTCCAAGACCAAGAACCCCACCTAATGAGAACCCGATCACGATGAAAGTAATATCAAGACCGATACGAACCCATTTATATTGCCAGTTTGTTTTATCAACGATAATTAATGGAAGTTGATCCGTTGGTGCGACACTTAATTCAGCTGATTTTAAGATAGAGAATCCAATCGCAATGACAACACAGCTTACAGCTACGATAAGTAAACGAACAACTAACGGTAATGAGTCAATTCCTAAATTATTAAGTGACATATTAATAAGATCTAAGAATGGTCCTGCTGTAATAACAGCTAAGAATGTTCCTAAGCGAATATACTCACGTGTAAAGATTAACATCCCGACAAAGACAATTCCCATCACTAAAATATTAGCTTGTCCAACCGTAATGTTTAATAGGTTTGATAACCCTTGCATAAAGATTGTAAATGAATCGACTCCTGTATTTGATTTAATAAAGAATGCAACTCCTAATTGGATAATGAAGCATCCAACTAAGAAGAATAAGATTCTAACGAAATAGTTTTTAAAATTAATTTTGTTCATAATACTCCTCCTACAGACTTCAATTGATTAACCCTTACATTTGAAACTGTATACATAATATAAAAAATATGACAAAATGTCAATAGAGATATGTTTTTTTGTCTTATTTCGTCACCTAGCATCTTTTTGAAATTAGGAATAAAGGTTAACCGATTAAGAGGGCCAGTATATAATATAAAGAGATATTGTACATTTATTGTAAAAATATCATGATCGTTGTTAATTTAATCTCCTAGTCTAACATAATAAATAAGAATCTAAAGATCAAGTCATGCTTTTAAATGAAGGAGGGATGACTGTTGGTAACGCTACAGGGTAGATATTCATCCTATTTAGATGAGTATAATAAGATTACTATTTTGGCACCAAAGAGTTATTACGGCGGAGAGATAGCACCATTTAAACTAGTTAACACAAAAACATTAGAAATGTTTGAATTAAAAGTTGAAGAAAAAATAGATTTTGGTAATGAGATAAAATATACACTTTCAATTCAAGGATTTGTAGAAGTAGGGACTGAATACCAAGTCATAGATTGTTATCAAAATGCTAGTTATTTGTTTTTGGGATATATTGCTAGAACAGAAGCATTTGATAAACGTTTTTATTATGATGGGGATGATTTAGGTCCAACCTACAGTAAAGAAATGACCCGTTTTAAACTATGGGCTCCAACAGCTACGCAAGTTCAATTGATTCTTTATGAAGATGATGTCACTCACTTCCGTCGAATGAATCGACAATCAAAGGGAATATGGGAATTAACCATTCATCAAGATTTAGAAGGATTGCGATATCGATATGAAATTGTCAATAATTTAGTTCATCAAGAAACGATTGATCCTTACGCGATGGCTTCAACTGTTAATGCAGAGTATAGTGTGGTCATTGATCCGTTTAAGTGTATTCAAATTAAACAAGATTTAAGGTTAAAGTTAGCTCAACCAACCGATGCGATTATATATGAGTTAAGTATTAGAGATTTTACAATAGATTCCTCGTCAAAAATTAATCATCGAGGGAAATTTCTTGGGTTAACGGAAGGAATGAGGGATGAATTAACAGGACAGACTTATGGAATCGAATACTTGAAAGAGTTAGGTGTGACGCATGTTCAGTTACTTCCTATTTTTGACTTTGAGGGGATTGATGAAACGAAATCGGAATCTTCTTATAATTGGGGTTATAACCCTGTTCAATATAATGTTCCAGAGGGAAGTTATGCTTTAAACCCACAAGATCCTTATTCTCGAATTAATGAACTAAGAATTATGATTAATACGTTACATGAAGCGGGGCTTGGTGTCATTATGGATGTGGTCTATAATCATGTTTATGAACGACGAACGTTTCCTTTTGATTCAATGGTACCGACTTACTTTTATCGCTATGATTATCAAGGAATGCCTTCAAATGGGACAGGATGTGGAAATGACTTAGCGACTGAACGATCCATGGTGAGAAAATATATTTTAGATTCTATCAAGTTTTGGATTGAAGAGTATGGAATTGATGGATTTCGTTTTGATTTAATGGGAATTATCGATGTTGATACGATGAATGAAGTGCGTCAACTTTGTGATGAGCTACACCCTAGTATTATTTTATATGGAGAAGGGTGGAACATGAACACACCACTACCACAAGAGCAAAAAGCAGCTAAATTTAATGCTTATAAGTTACCTCACATTGGACATTTTAATGATAAATTTAGAGATAGTATAAAAGGTCATACGTTTAACCATAGAGATCGTGGTTTAGCGTTAGGTAATTTTGGTTATGCTAATGTCAGTAAGTTGTTATTAGCGGGAAGCTGCGGGTTAAATGAAGGTGAAATGGATATGTTTTATACTCCTTCTCAAAGTATTAATTACGTAGAGTGTCACGATAATCATACGTTGTGGGATCGAATGTTGCTATCTAATACGGATGAAGATGAACAAACTCGACAAAAAAGACAAATTTTAGCGACTGCGATGGTCATTTTAGCTCAAGGAATTCCACTTATTCATTGCGGACAAGAATTTTTTAGAAGTAAACAAGGCATTGAAAATAGTTATAATTCCTTAGATGACATCAACGCGATAAAATGGGATGAGGTTTATCAGCATCAAAAAAGCATCAATCTCATTAAAGGGTATATTGCTATTCGTAAAGCACACAAAGCGTTTCGTTTCTCGAATGCAATTCTTGTAAAAAAACATCTTCGTATTTTTCAACATCATCATTCTGTGATAGAATATACTTTGAAAAATGTTAAAGAGTATGGAGAATGGGATGAAATTCATGTCTTTTTTAATACTCAAAATCATGAAGTAAATATTCCAATTGTTACAAATGATTTCAGTCTCATTGCGAATGAAAATCAAAGTGGAACAGAATCGTTGATGAAAGTGGACGGTGAATTAACGATGGCACCGCTTTGTACGATGATTTTAGTTAAGTAATGCTTAGACTATGTAGAAGAAGAGGATTATTGTAATGAGTGGATTAAACATTGATAAAAGTAGATAAAAAAACTCCTTAGCAGATCTAAGGAGTTTTTGTTGAGAAATGGAGTGCACATCATGGCAGAAGTTGTTCATATTAAAGTTGAAGGGGTTTTAGACGAGTTAATCCTTCATTCAATGCAAGTGTTGAATCAAACATTTTTTAACTCTTCTACAATTAATCAGGCAGAATCGTTTGATTTAATCTTTGAGTTTAAAGAGGAGATTTGTGAGGATCATTTAATTGTGACCGCAACACTAGGTGAGGATACTCAAGTGATTAAACGTCAACTTGAGGTGAATGAATCAAAAACACGTAAGTATGCTTATTTAGCCGCTTATTTATTATTATTACAGCGCGAAACAGGTCGTGTTCAATCTTGGGGACTTTTAAATGGAATGCGTCCAACAAAGCTTGTTCACGGAATGAAAAAGCGTGGCTATACCGATGAAGAAATTAAAGCTTATATGCAAAATGAGTATTTAGTGTCAGATGAAAAAATTGATTTATTATTAGA of the Turicibacter sp. TJ11 genome contains:
- a CDS encoding DEAD/DEAH box helicase, with amino-acid sequence MNFKELGISEPFVQILKKSGIIHPTPIQTQCIPLIKEFKDVIAEAQTGTGKTLAFLLPLFEMISPEINATQALIITPTRELALQITEEANKLATVKSINVLAAYGGRNIGSQLNKLKGTIHLIIATPGRLIDHLERGTINLNQTKTVVIDEADQMLLMGFRNEVDQILSMTPRNRQTLCFSATMTPNVKKLAYRYTYAPVNVSIEPKKVTIDNIHQEVIETTDRWKADTLCQVLEEDQPFLAIIFARTKRRADDLFLKMKKRGFNVQVIHSDIAQNKRERILKSFRDADLQYLIATDVASRGLDISGVTHIYNYDVPETPEIYIHRIGRTGRAGDDGYTCMFVAPKDCVEFNMIERKLRRNLPKRQLKEELRKTK
- a CDS encoding glycoside hydrolase family 32 protein; its protein translation is MMTMQQFIDQIAAEKAKQLPIVNEDRWRNKFHLMAPIGWINDPNGLCYFKGLYHVFYQYSPLDAKGGLKFWGHYTSPDMVNWTEHEVALSPDIAADVDGVYSGSALIHNDEMYLFYTGNVKHKGDYDYILTGREQNVIMVKSTDGFNFSEKKVLLTNEDYPKNMGLHVRDPKVWEEDGTFYMVLGARSVDDKGYVILYQSTNLTDWELLSVPAGGLDDMGYMWECPDTFKLEGKDVFMFSPQGMDAKGFKYHNVYQSGYAIGSFDESKQVLSLGEFDELDRGFDFYAPQTFKNHDGRIIMYGWAGVPDAVEHVNPTIEKGWQHCLTLPRELVLKGEKIYQVPVEELKAMRQTETVIENIALDEQPVFELFEDDTYELNLDFKETTAFEILFREDCNLSWKDGVFTLALGESGYGRDKRQVELSNLSNVRIYSDHSILEIYLNDGEEVFTSRIYNKELDKKLSLKGTGHVTLTKWEL
- a CDS encoding YitT family protein, which produces MNKINFKNYFVRILFFLVGCFIIQLGVAFFIKSNTGVDSFTIFMQGLSNLLNITVGQANILVMGIVFVGMLIFTREYIRLGTFLAVITAGPFLDLINMSLNNLGIDSLPLVVRLLIVAVSCVVIAIGFSILKSAELSVAPTDQLPLIIVDKTNWQYKWVRIGLDITFIVIGFSLGGVLGLGTIITTLLIGPCIQSFLPIIEKKAAQIIPN
- the pulA gene encoding type I pullulanase, which translates into the protein MVTLQGRYSSYLDEYNKITILAPKSYYGGEIAPFKLVNTKTLEMFELKVEEKIDFGNEIKYTLSIQGFVEVGTEYQVIDCYQNASYLFLGYIARTEAFDKRFYYDGDDLGPTYSKEMTRFKLWAPTATQVQLILYEDDVTHFRRMNRQSKGIWELTIHQDLEGLRYRYEIVNNLVHQETIDPYAMASTVNAEYSVVIDPFKCIQIKQDLRLKLAQPTDAIIYELSIRDFTIDSSSKINHRGKFLGLTEGMRDELTGQTYGIEYLKELGVTHVQLLPIFDFEGIDETKSESSYNWGYNPVQYNVPEGSYALNPQDPYSRINELRIMINTLHEAGLGVIMDVVYNHVYERRTFPFDSMVPTYFYRYDYQGMPSNGTGCGNDLATERSMVRKYILDSIKFWIEEYGIDGFRFDLMGIIDVDTMNEVRQLCDELHPSIILYGEGWNMNTPLPQEQKAAKFNAYKLPHIGHFNDKFRDSIKGHTFNHRDRGLALGNFGYANVSKLLLAGSCGLNEGEMDMFYTPSQSINYVECHDNHTLWDRMLLSNTDEDEQTRQKRQILATAMVILAQGIPLIHCGQEFFRSKQGIENSYNSLDDINAIKWDEVYQHQKSINLIKGYIAIRKAHKAFRFSNAILVKKHLRIFQHHHSVIEYTLKNVKEYGEWDEIHVFFNTQNHEVNIPIVTNDFSLIANENQSGTESLMKVDGELTMAPLCTMILVK
- a CDS encoding carbohydrate kinase; the encoded protein is MKKVISIGEALIDFIPQQKGIALKDVEGFLRVPGGAPLNVAAAVAKLGGKAQMLTKLGVDGFGDAILEEVKPLGVDVSRVGRTNQANTALAFVSLKEDGERDFSFYRNPSADMLLGEDEIHEEDFKNGSILHFCSVSLIDAPIKQAHKKAIEYATKHNGIISFDPNVRLPLWESAEACRQAILEFLPLSNIVKISDEELEFITGIKDEQEALKSLFVGNVEVVIYTKGTNGSDFITKERVVTVPSFTVKAEDTTGAGDSYIGSFLYQVAQAVNTLDELVQLDEAKVTEMMTFSAATAALTVSKKGAIAALPTKDAVIEMMNR